One region of Streptomyces sp. CG4 genomic DNA includes:
- a CDS encoding conjugal transfer protein: MAAGARLERMRRRVRLSRLALFTAIAAGPVALGVTVMSGPTTVAAAPSAKPTAVRTTTAGADPAGYAQLFAGAWLRSSTSDENGAQSRLAQSMAPDVDLPDPAADAQQKPQSVAAVRSWQRGTDEWAVTVAAQYADGRVRYFVVPVVADTAGGSFTVTGAPGVVAGPARAEVPKSPYTVTVPSGSDLAVAVGEFLSAYLTGAGQVDRYLGPGVKLSAVSPAPYATATVQQLLAIKEAGAAGSVPADGTTVRVQAAVEARDSGGLWPLAYELTLRARSGRREIAALESGTAQGGGAR; the protein is encoded by the coding sequence ATGGCCGCGGGCGCCCGGCTGGAGAGGATGCGGCGCCGCGTGCGCCTGTCGCGGCTGGCCTTGTTCACCGCGATCGCGGCCGGGCCCGTCGCCCTGGGCGTCACCGTGATGTCCGGCCCGACCACGGTTGCGGCCGCCCCCTCGGCCAAGCCGACCGCCGTACGCACGACGACGGCCGGCGCCGACCCGGCGGGCTATGCGCAGCTGTTCGCCGGCGCATGGCTGCGCAGTAGTACCAGTGACGAGAACGGTGCGCAGTCGCGGCTTGCGCAGTCGATGGCGCCGGACGTCGATCTGCCCGACCCGGCGGCCGATGCGCAGCAGAAGCCTCAGTCGGTGGCCGCGGTGCGCAGTTGGCAGCGCGGTACCGACGAGTGGGCGGTGACGGTGGCTGCGCAGTACGCCGACGGCCGGGTGCGCTACTTCGTCGTCCCCGTGGTGGCCGACACTGCGGGCGGCTCGTTCACGGTGACCGGCGCCCCCGGCGTGGTGGCCGGCCCGGCTCGTGCTGAGGTGCCGAAGTCGCCGTACACGGTGACCGTCCCATCCGGTAGCGATCTGGCGGTGGCGGTCGGGGAGTTCCTCAGCGCGTACCTGACCGGGGCCGGACAGGTCGACCGCTACCTCGGGCCCGGCGTGAAGCTGTCGGCTGTCTCCCCCGCGCCCTACGCCACGGCCACGGTGCAGCAGTTGCTCGCAATCAAGGAGGCCGGGGCCGCCGGGTCCGTCCCCGCTGACGGCACCACGGTGCGCGTCCAGGCGGCTGTCGAAGCCCGGGACAGCGGCGGGCTGTGGCCGCTGGCGTACGAGCTCACTCTCAGAGCCCGCTCGGGCCGGCGGGAGATCGCCGCGCTTGAGTCCGGGACCGCCCAGGGCGGAGGTGCCCGATGA
- a CDS encoding DegT/DnrJ/EryC1/StrS family aminotransferase, producing MTDSPLALLGGEPAIHAPAPHFTWPPIAVDDREAVARQLETAVSIPDRSGVVADLEDALASYFGVRHVVTTCTGTAALHSMYAAAGIGPGDEVIVPALTFHATATPLFHLGAHPVLADVHDRGQLDLTDAARRITARTKAVIAVHLWGLPEEMDALVAFADEHGLMLLEDGSHAHGATWNGQRTGSFGTAAAFSLNGPKPLSAGEGGFVATDDAELYYRVLLHGQFNKRCRREIPASHPLARFAVTGMGLKLRIHPLAAALAHAQLGRLDAYLAGRQDIAGRMCTPLDGVPGIRVPDLPAVARPSWYTLPLRYEPAELGGLPLQRFLAALHAEGATEADQPGSTCPLHTHPLFQAPGSLLPGYADRQRTAAGDFPAAEYVHATTIKLPVWHHEEDRHLADAYTTAIAKVAAHAKDLM from the coding sequence ATGACGGACTCCCCGCTCGCACTGCTCGGCGGCGAACCCGCCATCCACGCCCCGGCCCCGCACTTCACCTGGCCGCCGATCGCCGTCGACGACCGCGAGGCGGTGGCCCGTCAGCTGGAGACGGCCGTGTCCATCCCCGACCGCTCCGGCGTCGTCGCCGACCTGGAGGACGCGCTCGCCTCCTACTTCGGCGTCCGGCACGTCGTCACTACCTGTACCGGGACCGCCGCGCTGCACTCGATGTATGCCGCCGCCGGAATCGGCCCCGGGGACGAGGTGATCGTCCCGGCGCTCACCTTTCATGCCACCGCCACCCCGCTCTTCCACCTCGGCGCCCACCCTGTCCTCGCCGACGTCCACGACCGCGGGCAACTCGACCTCACCGACGCCGCCCGCCGCATCACGGCCCGCACAAAAGCCGTGATCGCCGTCCACCTGTGGGGCCTGCCCGAGGAGATGGACGCCCTGGTGGCCTTCGCCGACGAGCACGGCCTGATGCTGCTGGAGGACGGCTCCCACGCCCACGGCGCCACCTGGAACGGCCAGCGCACCGGCTCCTTCGGCACGGCCGCGGCGTTCAGCCTCAATGGGCCCAAGCCGCTATCGGCCGGGGAAGGCGGGTTCGTCGCCACCGACGATGCCGAGCTGTACTACCGAGTGCTGCTACACGGCCAGTTCAATAAACGGTGCCGCCGCGAGATCCCTGCCAGCCACCCTCTCGCGCGGTTCGCGGTCACCGGCATGGGCCTGAAACTGCGCATCCACCCGCTCGCCGCCGCGCTCGCCCACGCTCAACTCGGACGCCTGGACGCCTACCTGGCCGGGCGGCAGGACATCGCAGGCCGGATGTGCACGCCCCTGGACGGCGTGCCCGGCATCCGCGTGCCGGACCTGCCCGCAGTGGCGCGGCCGTCGTGGTACACGCTGCCGCTGCGCTACGAGCCGGCCGAGCTCGGCGGCCTGCCGCTTCAGCGGTTCCTCGCCGCGCTGCACGCGGAAGGCGCCACCGAGGCAGACCAGCCGGGATCGACCTGCCCGCTGCACACCCATCCGCTGTTCCAGGCGCCCGGGTCCCTGCTGCCCGGCTACGCTGACCGCCAGCGCACCGCTGCCGGTGATTTCCCGGCGGCCGAGTACGTGCACGCCACCACGATCAAGCTGCCGGTATGGCATCACGAGGAAGACCGTCACCTCGCCGACGCCTACACCACGGCCATCGCCAAAGTCGCCGCCCACGCGAAGGACCTGATGTGA
- a CDS encoding helix-turn-helix transcriptional regulator, protein MDTVRTHQLRAAAANPGELVRRARKKQGLTLAQLGVRAGYSAAQVSRYERGVSPLTDVTVLRRFADALGIPPQALGLTPQPEVRHGRVIGPISAYPRLPGPRVDTARQEDGEDPVRRRQLLANLAVTAAAAAGAPILTTGRTTADEAALGEVLTSRLRDAMLGLHTPVAVPSAAALQAELSCAFTDFHACRYGQLAVRLPRLICAGHARSTAEGSTQDGGLLAHSYLLATRMLIKLDEQQLGWMAADRARQTAQAIDQPLLVAEAARHSPYSPARRPGTNRRCPSSSRPPTIPACAVTPRLWQLSGAC, encoded by the coding sequence ATGGATACGGTCCGAACACACCAGTTACGGGCGGCGGCTGCGAACCCTGGTGAGCTGGTCCGGCGGGCCCGCAAGAAGCAAGGCCTGACCCTGGCTCAGCTCGGCGTACGGGCTGGCTACTCCGCAGCGCAGGTCTCCCGGTACGAGCGGGGCGTCTCGCCGTTGACGGACGTCACCGTGCTGCGGCGCTTCGCCGACGCGCTCGGCATCCCCCCGCAGGCCCTCGGCCTGACTCCCCAGCCAGAAGTCCGCCACGGGCGCGTCATCGGGCCGATCAGCGCCTATCCACGGCTTCCGGGCCCTAGGGTGGATACGGCTCGTCAGGAGGACGGGGAGGATCCGGTGCGGCGCAGGCAGCTACTGGCCAATCTTGCAGTGACGGCCGCCGCTGCAGCCGGCGCCCCGATCCTGACCACGGGCAGGACAACAGCAGACGAGGCCGCACTCGGCGAAGTGCTCACCAGCCGCCTCCGCGACGCGATGCTCGGTCTGCATACCCCCGTCGCCGTCCCGTCGGCAGCCGCTCTCCAGGCCGAACTCTCGTGCGCCTTCACCGACTTCCACGCCTGCCGGTACGGCCAGCTTGCCGTCCGCCTGCCCCGGCTGATCTGCGCAGGCCACGCCCGCAGCACCGCCGAGGGCTCGACGCAGGACGGCGGGCTGCTGGCCCACAGCTACCTCCTGGCCACACGCATGCTGATCAAGCTGGACGAACAGCAGCTCGGCTGGATGGCCGCCGACCGCGCCCGCCAGACCGCCCAGGCCATCGACCAGCCGCTCCTGGTGGCCGAAGCCGCCCGCCACTCGCCGTACTCGCCCGCAAGGCGGCCTGGTACCAACAGGCGATGTCCATCGTCCTCACGGCCGCCGACCATCCCAGCCTGCGCGGTGACGCCCCGGCTCTGGCAGCTCAGCGGGGCCTGCTGA
- a CDS encoding NUDIX hydrolase: protein MSPSPVNTALLEDLTRTAETEGIEKTVVGAVIANPDGKVLLLHRAADDYLGGLWELPSGGVDDGEDLIEALRREVAEETGLTVTDVGDYLGHFDYRSGSGRKSRQLNFAVTVATTDQTVKPTEAEHDAHLWADHSEQNRVSSAVQSVLDTWRNRAA, encoded by the coding sequence GTGAGCCCGTCGCCCGTCAACACCGCACTCCTCGAAGACCTCACCCGTACCGCTGAAACCGAAGGCATCGAAAAGACCGTCGTCGGTGCCGTCATCGCGAACCCGGACGGCAAGGTGTTGCTCCTGCATCGCGCCGCCGATGACTACCTCGGCGGCCTGTGGGAGCTGCCCTCCGGCGGCGTCGACGACGGAGAGGACCTCATCGAGGCCCTGCGGCGGGAAGTCGCCGAGGAAACCGGGCTGACGGTCACCGACGTCGGTGACTACCTGGGCCACTTCGACTACCGCTCCGGCAGCGGACGCAAAAGCCGCCAGCTCAACTTCGCCGTCACCGTCGCCACAACCGATCAGACGGTAAAACCCACCGAGGCCGAGCACGACGCGCACCTGTGGGCGGACCACTCCGAGCAGAACCGGGTATCCAGCGCAGTCCAGTCCGTCCTCGACACCTGGCGCAATCGGGCGGCCTGA
- a CDS encoding ATP-binding protein, with amino-acid sequence MRVPVRHIAGHLVWSVQGGVWAIYRLHPGPDAQGQREETVQGTYVPAAVRDEQLARVTHLVRSLSGAPRLFGLCAQVDAGEVALRMIEGIEPAEQAPGAGRHPWVENVEATLDLLDDQEMHRRTLWLAVPLKTETAGLQMSASLGAAWAELSPALGLRPAPVARREVTAYREQASRVEAALAGGVAFRPARPAEIVWMIQHALHRGLAEPLLAEAETSELYGGHVRDGVLRSPSYADLGQVRLQEGGIDPELDDVDELKNAGQITRSGRKAWWRLNTGSPLGRRWLQVETDAGVGYQAQLALAECPPTVSQDAADLFAQLETLDFPVDYTVDLTLVPAERARDQVRRKKNELIDQADQYDARPTGMPASLTDAARDLGELDARLSRTSVEVEVQSVTVLTVWGPTAAVCDARARALAALLGGADYRAVRPAGLQEPLFTLGLPGTVRPGVVREFTQHQISEDWALGGAFTVSEVGDPNGMFLGIDLDCGTTRPVMINVADAPKVDASASMGIVGDLGAGKSVLQKLVSEAVWARGGCAICIDRTPVREWATFARTAAKGRVQIIDAAQAEVSIDPLRMFDGPEGRHYALSYLTLQLGIGPMSTNGEVLHHAVEQAAADPQPSMHRVLEVLEQMATSEAGKRQDAAATLAGLIRVVAANSLAAMVFDPALPPVRLDASSASDMIVITTTGLKLPPKAAFTNPEILHQQPLEALIGRAVLYLIAAIARQTAFEDPERFTAVVLDELYWLTSSAEGTALVHEILHDGRKHGAGLIAGSQDAEELGPDRGLMAYRALARTTDRERAGRGLEFVGLDPHNPELVRLVTTGLSPVGQKGREGEFLLACPRQNTGRVKAVIPRITRIASSITTTPGRRTSAGSPTASEPNAADARPKEYHR; translated from the coding sequence GTGAGGGTTCCTGTCCGTCACATCGCCGGGCACCTGGTGTGGTCGGTCCAGGGCGGCGTGTGGGCGATCTACCGCCTTCACCCGGGCCCGGATGCGCAGGGGCAGCGCGAGGAGACCGTCCAGGGAACCTACGTGCCCGCAGCGGTCCGCGACGAACAGCTCGCCAGGGTCACGCATTTGGTGCGGTCGCTGTCCGGGGCACCTCGGTTGTTCGGTCTGTGCGCGCAGGTCGACGCCGGTGAGGTCGCCCTGAGGATGATCGAGGGCATCGAGCCGGCCGAGCAGGCGCCGGGCGCGGGCCGGCATCCGTGGGTGGAGAACGTGGAGGCCACCCTGGATCTGCTGGACGACCAGGAGATGCACCGCCGCACCCTGTGGCTGGCCGTGCCCCTGAAGACCGAGACGGCCGGGCTTCAAATGTCGGCTTCCCTCGGCGCGGCGTGGGCCGAGCTGTCCCCGGCGCTGGGCTTGCGCCCGGCACCGGTGGCGCGGCGCGAGGTGACCGCTTACCGCGAGCAAGCCTCGCGGGTTGAGGCCGCACTCGCCGGTGGCGTCGCCTTCCGTCCGGCCCGCCCGGCGGAGATCGTGTGGATGATCCAGCACGCCCTCCACCGCGGCCTGGCGGAGCCGCTGCTCGCCGAGGCCGAGACCAGCGAGCTGTACGGCGGGCACGTCCGTGACGGCGTGCTGCGCTCCCCCAGCTACGCCGACCTCGGCCAGGTCCGCCTGCAGGAAGGCGGCATCGACCCCGAACTCGACGACGTCGACGAGCTCAAGAACGCGGGCCAGATCACGCGGTCGGGCCGCAAGGCCTGGTGGCGGCTGAACACCGGCTCGCCGCTCGGCCGGCGCTGGCTCCAGGTCGAAACGGACGCCGGCGTCGGCTACCAGGCCCAACTCGCCCTGGCCGAGTGCCCTCCCACGGTCAGCCAGGACGCCGCCGACCTGTTCGCCCAGCTGGAAACACTGGACTTCCCCGTCGACTACACCGTCGATCTCACCCTGGTCCCGGCGGAGCGGGCGCGCGACCAGGTGCGGCGCAAGAAGAACGAACTGATCGACCAGGCCGACCAGTACGACGCCCGCCCCACCGGCATGCCCGCCTCGCTGACCGACGCCGCCCGCGACCTGGGCGAGCTCGACGCCCGCCTGTCGCGGACGTCCGTCGAGGTCGAGGTCCAGTCCGTGACCGTGCTGACCGTGTGGGGGCCGACTGCCGCCGTCTGCGACGCCCGGGCCCGCGCCCTGGCCGCGCTGCTCGGCGGCGCCGACTACCGTGCGGTGCGCCCGGCCGGACTGCAGGAGCCACTGTTCACCCTGGGCCTGCCCGGCACGGTGCGGCCAGGGGTGGTGCGGGAGTTCACCCAGCACCAGATCAGCGAGGACTGGGCGCTGGGCGGCGCCTTCACCGTTTCCGAGGTCGGCGACCCGAACGGCATGTTCCTCGGGATCGACCTGGACTGCGGCACCACCCGCCCCGTGATGATCAACGTGGCGGATGCGCCCAAGGTGGACGCCTCGGCCTCGATGGGCATCGTCGGGGACCTGGGCGCGGGCAAGAGCGTCCTGCAGAAACTGGTGTCGGAGGCGGTGTGGGCGCGCGGAGGCTGCGCGATCTGCATCGACCGCACCCCGGTACGCGAGTGGGCCACCTTCGCCCGCACCGCAGCCAAAGGCCGCGTACAGATCATCGACGCCGCGCAGGCCGAGGTGTCCATCGACCCGTTGCGCATGTTCGACGGCCCCGAGGGCCGCCACTACGCCCTGTCCTACCTCACCCTGCAACTCGGCATCGGCCCGATGAGCACCAACGGCGAGGTTCTCCACCACGCCGTCGAGCAGGCCGCCGCCGATCCGCAGCCGTCCATGCACCGCGTCCTTGAAGTCCTCGAGCAGATGGCCACGAGCGAGGCGGGCAAGCGGCAGGACGCGGCTGCCACCCTCGCCGGCCTCATCCGCGTGGTCGCCGCCAACTCCCTGGCGGCGATGGTGTTCGACCCGGCATTGCCTCCGGTACGCCTGGACGCCTCCAGCGCCTCGGACATGATCGTGATCACGACCACCGGTCTGAAACTGCCGCCGAAGGCCGCGTTCACCAACCCCGAGATCCTGCATCAGCAGCCGCTGGAAGCGCTGATCGGGCGGGCCGTGCTCTACCTGATCGCCGCGATAGCCCGGCAGACCGCGTTCGAGGACCCCGAGCGTTTCACCGCAGTGGTCCTGGACGAGCTGTACTGGCTCACCAGCTCAGCCGAGGGCACCGCCCTGGTCCACGAGATCCTCCACGACGGCCGCAAGCACGGCGCCGGCCTCATCGCCGGCTCACAGGATGCCGAGGAACTCGGCCCGGACCGCGGGCTGATGGCCTACCGCGCACTGGCCCGAACCACCGACCGCGAACGCGCTGGCCGCGGCCTGGAGTTCGTCGGCCTCGACCCCCACAACCCGGAACTCGTACGACTCGTGACCACAGGCCTGTCCCCCGTCGGGCAGAAGGGCCGCGAGGGCGAGTTCCTGCTGGCCTGCCCCCGGCAGAACACCGGCCGCGTCAAGGCCGTCATCCCCCGCATCACACGCATCGCCTCCTCCATCACCACCACACCGGGACGACGCACGAGCGCCGGCTCACCGACCGCATCCGAGCCCAACGCCGCCGATGCCCGCCCGAAGGAATACCACCGATGA
- a CDS encoding Gfo/Idh/MocA family oxidoreductase, with protein sequence MLLRKRAAVVGLGGQARKDHLPGLAECRLAELAGVCDVDADRVTAEEEARRVPGFTVVSQLLEEVRPDFVIVAVPHHAGREVIEACAEAGVHVLKEKPFSTDPHEAADLAALCKKAGIELMVTVQRRFHPVYAAALQLLEQVGDPYLVQGRYTFHCPDPAAGWRGQTKLAGGGCLADMGYHLIDLVLWYLGLPDRILADTSAAAVPGAEYDAEDTALVHLAYDSGLYGSLLVSRSAGPKTEHLDITGPHGTLAIERGTVRLLDPAGQVVESLLREPAWPCPPAVQIDHFCRVLDGIHPNPSGPAEHLLHAAFLAAAYASATTTRPVDPKEYLA encoded by the coding sequence ATGTTGTTACGCAAGAGGGCCGCTGTGGTGGGACTTGGTGGCCAGGCCCGCAAGGACCACCTTCCCGGGCTGGCTGAGTGCCGGCTCGCTGAACTCGCCGGAGTCTGCGATGTCGACGCGGACCGCGTGACCGCCGAGGAGGAAGCACGGCGGGTGCCCGGCTTCACCGTGGTGAGCCAACTGTTGGAGGAGGTGCGGCCCGACTTCGTCATCGTCGCGGTGCCGCACCACGCCGGGCGGGAGGTCATCGAGGCGTGCGCCGAAGCGGGGGTACACGTGCTGAAGGAGAAGCCGTTCTCCACCGACCCGCACGAGGCTGCTGACCTGGCCGCCCTGTGCAAGAAGGCCGGGATCGAGCTGATGGTCACCGTACAGCGACGTTTCCACCCCGTCTACGCCGCCGCCCTCCAACTGCTGGAGCAGGTCGGCGACCCGTACCTGGTCCAGGGCCGGTACACCTTCCACTGCCCGGACCCGGCTGCCGGGTGGCGCGGACAGACGAAGCTCGCCGGCGGCGGGTGCCTGGCCGACATGGGCTACCACCTCATCGACCTGGTCTTGTGGTATCTCGGCCTGCCCGACCGCATCCTGGCCGACACCTCGGCCGCCGCGGTACCGGGCGCCGAGTACGACGCGGAGGACACCGCACTGGTCCACCTCGCCTACGACTCAGGCCTGTACGGCTCGCTGCTGGTATCCCGCTCTGCCGGCCCGAAGACCGAGCACCTGGACATCACCGGCCCGCACGGCACCCTGGCCATCGAGCGCGGCACCGTACGCCTGCTGGACCCGGCGGGGCAGGTAGTCGAGTCGCTGCTGCGCGAGCCCGCTTGGCCGTGCCCGCCGGCAGTACAGATCGACCACTTCTGCCGTGTCCTGGACGGCATCCATCCCAACCCCTCCGGCCCCGCCGAACACCTGCTGCACGCCGCGTTCCTGGCCGCCGCCTACGCCTCCGCCACCACCACTCGCCCCGTCGATCCGAAGGAGTACCTGGCATGA
- a CDS encoding restriction endonuclease — protein sequence MSRRPPARRRTRRPGRRRQRDSELIGYLLAAAVVIAVVAAVVHWLLVHWWVLVLVVVLAVLAGGGWLYSLRQRAHWEAVRAQGLRYGLPQLDALHHSRFEDAIRDLMRRDGCRDAQRVGGGGDLGADVKATDPYGRRWVIQCKHRRNGARGAAVGTPDLQVLNGTARQVHGADVAVIVTNGRVTAPAVTFAKQQRLHVVDRQTLGVWAAGSRPLWELLRAVPPPRRSTSLS from the coding sequence GTGAGCAGGCGGCCGCCGGCGCGGCGGCGCACGAGGCGGCCCGGTCGCCGGCGTCAGAGGGACTCCGAGCTGATCGGTTATCTTCTGGCGGCGGCCGTGGTGATCGCGGTGGTGGCGGCGGTGGTCCACTGGCTGCTGGTCCACTGGTGGGTGCTCGTCCTGGTCGTGGTACTCGCCGTGCTGGCCGGTGGGGGCTGGCTGTACAGCCTTCGGCAGCGGGCCCATTGGGAGGCGGTACGGGCGCAGGGGCTGCGCTACGGGCTGCCGCAGCTGGACGCGCTGCACCATTCCCGGTTCGAGGACGCGATACGGGATCTGATGCGCAGGGACGGCTGCCGGGACGCTCAGCGGGTCGGTGGCGGCGGGGACCTGGGCGCGGATGTGAAGGCGACCGATCCGTACGGGCGGCGCTGGGTGATCCAGTGCAAGCACCGCCGCAACGGGGCCCGGGGCGCGGCGGTGGGCACCCCGGACCTGCAGGTGCTTAACGGGACGGCCCGGCAGGTGCACGGGGCGGACGTCGCGGTGATCGTGACGAACGGGCGGGTGACCGCGCCGGCGGTCACGTTCGCCAAGCAGCAGCGGCTGCACGTGGTCGACCGTCAGACGCTGGGCGTGTGGGCGGCCGGCTCGCGCCCGCTGTGGGAGCTGCTACGGGCCGTTCCGCCTCCGCGTCGCTCAACTTCGCTGAGCTGA
- a CDS encoding NlpC/P60 family protein has translation MVALLLFAAVCCAAPVGNAISAYVALKTGAQNDGGGIAEGGSAADIPPRMLTAYKKAVQQVGKHVPKCQGMRWPILAGIAKVESNHAIGHSIADNGDIRPKIYGVLLNGSGVGGNTTVVPDSDGGKWDGTSQGDRAVGPFQFLPSTWESIGQDGNGDHIADPQNADDAALSAAVYLCGNGRDLTQRAQLEAAILEYNHSQEYLSNVLGWIDQYTAAAKDPDLKNLSGTVRTVIDAALSQRGVPYSWGGGDASGPSYGSCCTPSGKSGAGIRGFDCSGLTTYAYARVGISLPRTAAEQAGVGRRIPASLGTQALKTGDLVFYAYAPGRDATIFHVGIYLTGGQMIDAARPGTVVRLDAVDAMSGFAGGARLL, from the coding sequence ATGGTGGCGCTGCTGCTGTTCGCCGCCGTGTGCTGTGCCGCGCCCGTGGGGAACGCGATCAGCGCGTACGTCGCGCTGAAGACGGGTGCACAGAACGACGGAGGCGGGATCGCCGAGGGCGGCAGCGCCGCGGACATCCCTCCCCGGATGCTGACCGCCTACAAGAAGGCGGTCCAGCAGGTCGGGAAGCATGTGCCGAAGTGCCAGGGCATGCGCTGGCCGATCCTGGCCGGGATCGCCAAGGTGGAGTCCAACCATGCCATCGGCCACAGCATCGCTGACAACGGTGACATCCGCCCGAAGATCTACGGGGTGCTCCTCAATGGCTCCGGTGTGGGTGGCAACACGACCGTGGTCCCCGACAGCGACGGGGGTAAGTGGGACGGCACCTCGCAGGGAGACCGGGCCGTGGGCCCGTTCCAGTTCCTGCCCTCGACCTGGGAGTCGATTGGCCAGGACGGCAACGGCGACCACATCGCTGATCCGCAGAACGCCGACGATGCCGCGCTCAGCGCCGCGGTCTACCTGTGCGGCAACGGCCGCGATCTGACCCAGCGTGCCCAGCTGGAGGCAGCGATCCTGGAGTACAACCACTCGCAGGAGTACCTCTCGAACGTGCTGGGCTGGATCGACCAGTACACGGCGGCCGCCAAAGACCCGGACCTGAAGAACCTCTCCGGCACGGTCCGCACCGTGATCGATGCGGCGCTCTCGCAGCGGGGCGTGCCCTATTCCTGGGGCGGCGGCGATGCCAGCGGCCCGTCCTACGGGTCGTGCTGCACCCCCAGCGGCAAAAGCGGTGCGGGTATCCGGGGCTTCGACTGCTCGGGCCTGACGACGTACGCCTATGCCAGGGTCGGCATCAGCCTGCCGCGTACCGCGGCCGAGCAGGCCGGTGTCGGCCGGCGGATCCCCGCCAGCCTCGGCACCCAAGCGTTGAAGACCGGTGACCTCGTCTTCTACGCCTACGCCCCCGGCCGGGACGCGACGATCTTTCACGTCGGCATTTACCTCACAGGCGGCCAGATGATCGACGCCGCCCGCCCGGGGACCGTGGTGAGGCTGGACGCGGTGGACGCGATGTCTGGCTTTGCGGGAGGTGCCCGGCTCCTATGA